In a single window of the Arachis hypogaea cultivar Tifrunner chromosome 6, arahy.Tifrunner.gnm2.J5K5, whole genome shotgun sequence genome:
- the LOC112697201 gene encoding DNA replication ATP-dependent helicase/nuclease JHS1 isoform X1 has product MPPKKKNNTSSSSSSASKKHNPQPSKFGIQHFFDRHTQNNALLASQKLQTNNASDSAAKPVSDPLPARTRDPICSTVVQVTPQPSPQKPSDDKGNTNYISNNDNRSNNGPSQNTPTEKSVVPVDNVMEDIVSELSPDISKAMPLKRFKFSPGMFIKQTQDYGVDEVTWKISPVNERLQAVSKHVPNVIKALADSSRLNLLPFRSCSEDKTFRDKDDKVDELLTSPTPKASAKALPSMSKLGLKRINPEQSVDFDTNPITLSYSGVSSRQSPFRTPPSLSHCPDKVHPINDIQCTGPSDQLYLRQHKKTLLELLDQVEDAIAVDDATVCNKGTDSLKCCDGIADELPVRANHADERTRSHRSKEDMVADSSYLVLQVSENSRSADSSAADARSPYKVLRLLNEQTGEERVVNLRDEWFFSVIAPGDTVNIIGQFDEGGSCDIGHENNFLIVHPDILLSGTRVAGSFGCLRRTVLDERLKCNEYSTAALTGTLLHQIFQAGLTEDNPSIDFLEGYTEVVLLRNIESLYACGVNESDVRKTLIDAVPRILSWILRFTNKEENEDPNVCFGFHNRPNKVAISEVIDIEEMAWAPKYGLKGMIDASVRVTVQSVKDELEEKIMPVEFKTGKSPAGQSSAEHNAQVILYTLLMSERYQNTIDSGLLYYLQSDQTQGIVAQRSDLVGLIMRRNELASDILKALTSQQLPAMLKSPGICKGCRHLNVCSIYHKLHGGSTKSSGLEDVFDSLTDHLTSSHSKFLCHWDRLIDLEAKETELLRKEMWRSHSLKAPNCGSLSSIVLDASYGIPHQKSVKDNRFVYRFVRQDNCPSEVSDGDHCSTYSTNLDLTLASGDYVILSNDSSGQIIAKGVISDISQIHVSVSFSKRLRIPGRCSTTHDLLQQVWRIDKDEFVTSFASMRFSLAQLFLQNVRSTHLRRMIVDLEAPRFDCESIVSQDPAISYVRSKKSLNDDQCKAILKILAAKDYALILGMPGTGKTSTLVHAVKALLERGSSILLTAYTNSAVDNLLMKLKAQDIDFVRIGRPEAVHEVVRGHCLSATSIQNVEDIKIRLGQVRVVAVTCLGISSPLLANMRFDVCIMDEAGQTTLPVSLGPLAFASVFVLVGDHYQLPPLVQSIEARENGMGISLFCRLSETHPEAIAELRSQYRMRQGIMDLSNALIYGDRLRCGSSEIANATLEFSNLNCGLTWLEDVLNPSRPVIFIDTDMLPALEVRDQKTVNNPVEAHIIAEVATELVRNGIVGEQIGVITPYNSQANLIRKAASETTMEIHTIDKYQGRDKDCILVSFVRSSENPTNLAASLLGDWHRINVALTRARKKLIMVGSRRTLSKVLLLKLLIKNVEEQCGIISVSKKDIVPKGQLRKCSQMG; this is encoded by the exons ATGCctccaaagaagaagaacaacacttcttcttcttcttcttctgcgtcCAAGAAGCATAACCCTCAACCTTCCAAGTTCGGCATCCAGCACTTCTTTGATCGCCACACACAGAACAACGCTCTCCTCGCCTCCCAAAAGCTCCAAACTAACAATGCTTCCGATTCCGCCGCTAAACCAGTTTCTGACCCTCTCCCTGCCCGAACCAGAGACCCGATTTGCAGCACCGTTGTGCAGGTGACTCCCCAACCATCGCCGCAAAAACCTAGCGACGACAAGGGTAATACAAATTATATTAGTAATAATGATAATAGAAGTAACAATGGACCGTCCCAGAATACTCCTACTGAGAAGTCGGTGGTGCCGGTTGATAATGTGATGGAAGATATTGTGTCTGAGCTGTCCCCAGATATTTCTAAAGCTATGCCGCTTAAGCGCTTCAAATTCTCACCTGGAATG TTTATAAAGCAGACTCAAGATTATGGGGTTGATGAGGTCACATGGAAGATATCTCCAGTGAACGAAAGACTCCAAGCTGTTTCTAAACATGTGCCAAATGTCATTAAAGCGTTGGCCGACTCTTCAAGACTCAACTTATTGCCATTTCGTAGCTGCTCAGAAGATAAG ACTTTTCGGGATAAAGATGACAAGGTTGACGAATTGCTTACTTCACCAACTCCCAAGGCTTCTGCAAAAGCTCTACCTTCAATGAGTAAATTAGGCTTGAAAAGGATAAATCCAGAACAAAGTGTGGATTTTgacaccaatccaattactctGAGCTACTCTGGAGTATCTAGCAGACAGAGTCCCTTCAGGACTCCACCCTCTTTGTCTCATTGTCCCGATAAG GTGCATCCTATTAATGACATTCAATGCACTGGACCATCTGATCAACTTTATCTCAGACAGCACAAAAAG ACTTTGCTTGAACTGTTAGATCAAGTTGAAGATGCCATTGCTGTTGATGACGCTACTGTTTGTAACAAGGGAACTGATTCTTTAAAATGTTGTGACGGCATTGCTGATGAGCTCCCTGTTAGAGCCAACCATGCTGATGAAAGAACAAGATCACATAGATCTAAAGAGGATATGGTTGCTGACTCTAGTTATCTGGTTTTGCAG GTGTCTGAAAATTCTAGGTCTGCTGATTCATCTGCTGCTGATGCTCGATCCCCATACAAG GTGCTTCGCTTACTAAATGAGCAAACTGGAGAGGAGCGGGTTGTAAACTTGAGGGATGAGTG GTTTTTCAGTGTAATTGCACCTGGAGATACTGTAAACATAATCGGTCAATTTGATGAAGGAGGAAGTTGTGATATAGGCCATGAAAATAATTTCTTGATTGTGCACCCAGACATTCTGCTGTCTGGAACAAGG GTTGCTGGCAGTTTTGGTTGCCTTAGGAGAACTGTCTTAGATGAGAGGCTAAAATGCAATGAGTACTCTACTGCAGCATTGACTGGAACCTTGCTTCACCAAATTTTTCAG GCTGGGCTCACAGAAGACAATCCATCTATTGACTTCTTGGAAGGTTACACAGAAGTGGTATTACTTAGGAACATTGAGAGTCTGTATGCTTGTGGAG TAAATGAAAGTGATGTTCGGAAAACCTTGATTGATGCTGTCCCGAGAATATTGAGTTGGATTTTACGGTTCACAAATAAGGAG GAAAATGAAGATCCTAATGTTTGTTTTGGATTTCACAATAGGCCTAACAAAGTTGCCATATCTGAG GTAATTGATATTGAAGAGATGGCATGGGCTCCTAAATATGGTTTGAAAGGGATGATTGATGCTTCAGTCAGAGTGACAGTACAATCAGTAAAAGATGAACTGGAGGAGAAGATTATGCCAGTAGAGTTCAAAACCGGGAAATCACCAGCTGGCCAG TCATCAGCAGAACACAATGCTCAAGTAATCTTATATACTCTTCTGATGTCTGAAAG GTATCAAAACACCATTGATTCTGGTCTTCTATATTATCTCCAATCAGATCAGACACAG GGTATTGTGGCTCAAAGATCTGACTTAGTTGGCCTAATAATGCGACGGAACGAGCTAGCAAGTGATATTCTTAAGGCATTAACCTCGCAACAACTTCCAGCAATGTTAAAG AGTCCTGGCATTTGCAAAGGTTGTCGCCATCTTAATGTTTGTAGCATTTATCACAAG TTACATGGTGGAAGCACAAAAAGCAGTGGATTGGAAGATGTATTTGATTCTCTTACTGACCACCTTACATCTTCCCATTCCAAGTTCCTCTGCCATTGGGATCGGCTGATTGACTTGGAAGCCAAGGAGACTGAG CTTTTAAGGAAAGAGATGTGGCGATCACATAGTTTAAAAGCTCCAAACTGTGGTAGCCTTTCTTCTATTGTTCTCGATGCTTCATATGGAATTCCTCATCAGAAATCTGTCAAAGATAATCGCTTTGTTTATCGTTTTGTAAGACAAGATAATTGTCCCTCTGAAGTTTCTGATGGTGATCATTGTAGTACCTATTCAACAAATTTAGATCTTACACTTGCAAGCGGAGACTATGTG ATATTGAGTAATGACTCTAGTGGGCAAATTATTGCAAAAGGGGTGATCTCTGATATTAGCCAGATTCATGTATCT GTTTCCTTTTCAAAACGCTTACGAATTCCTGGAAGATGTTCCACTACACATGATCTCCTTCAACAGGTTTGGAGAATCGACAAGGATGAATTTGTGACTTCATTTGCATCTATGAG GTTTAGTCTTGCACAACTTTTTCTACAAAATGTTCGGAGTACTCATCTGCGGAGGATGATTGTTGATCTTGAG GCTCCTAGGTTTGACTGTGAATCTATAGTCAGTCAGGATCCAGCAATATCATATGTTCGGTCGAAGAAATCTTTGAATGATGATCAATGTAAAGCAATTCTCAAG ATACTTGCAGCAAAAGATTATGCGCTTATATTAGGAATGCCTGGAACAGGAAAGACTTCTACGTTGGTTCATGCTGTGAAAGCCTTGCTGGAAAGGGGCTCTTCCATTTTGCTGACAGCCTATACAAACTCTGCAGTTGATAATTTACTCATGAAATTAAAAGCACAG GACATTGATTTTGTTCGGATTGGAAGACCAGAAGCAGTGCATGAGGTGGTCAGAGGACACTGCCTTTCAG CAACAAGTATACAAAATGTTGAAGATATCAAAATAAGGTTAGGTCAAGTCAGAGTTGTTGCAGTTACTTGTCTTGGCATTTCCAGTCCCTTGCTTGCCAACATGAGATTTGATGTATGCATTATGGATGAAGCTGGACAGACAACCTTACCT GTGTCCTTGGGCCCCCTAGCATTTGCTTCAGTGTTTGTACTTGTTGGGGATCATTATCAATTGCCTCCACTTGTCCAG AGCATAGAGGCCCGAGAGAATGGCATGGGGATAAGTTTGTTCTGTAGGCTCTCCGAAACACATCCAGAGGCAATTGCGGAATTACGGAGCCAG TACCGGATGCGTCAAGGCATTATGGACTTGTCAAATGCCTTGATATATGGTGACAGGTTGAGGTGTGGTTCATCTGAAATAGCTAATGCAACACTTGAGTTTTCTAATCTAAACTGTGGCTTGACTTGGCTAGAAGAT GTTTTAAATCCAAGCAGGCCAGTGATTTTTATTGATACTG ACATGTTACCCGCTTTGGAGGTAAGAGATCAGAAGACTGTCAATAATCCAGTTGAAGCTCACATAATTGCCGAG GTTGCAACGGAATTGGTTAGAAATGGAATTGTAGGAGAGCAGATTGGTGTTATTACCCCCTATAATTCACAGGCAAACCTCATCCGGAAAGCAGCTTCCGAGACTACCATGGAGATACATACCATTGACAAATATCAG GGTAGAGATAAGGATTGCATATTAGTCTCTTTCGTAAGATCTAGTGAAAACCCAACGAACCTTGCTGCTTCTCTTCTCGGAGACTGGCACAGGATAAATGTGGCACTCACTCGCGCTAGG AAAAAGTTGATCATGGTGGGGTCTCGTAGAACTCTTTCAAAGGTTCTGCTACTGAAACTTCTCATTAAGAACGTTGAGGAACAATGTGGAATTATAAGTGTTTCGAAGAAGGATATCGTTCCAAAAGGTCAGCTCCGAAAATGTTCTCAAATGGGTTGA
- the LOC112697201 gene encoding DNA replication ATP-dependent helicase/nuclease JHS1 isoform X4, which translates to MPPKKKNNTSSSSSSASKKHNPQPSKFGIQHFFDRHTQNNALLASQKLQTNNASDSAAKPVSDPLPARTRDPICSTVVQVTPQPSPQKPSDDKGNTNYISNNDNRSNNGPSQNTPTEKSVVPVDNVMEDIVSELSPDISKAMPLKRFKFSPGMFIKQTQDYGVDEVTWKISPVNERLQAVSKHVPNVIKALADSSRLNLLPFRSCSEDKTFRDKDDKVDELLTSPTPKASAKALPSMSKLGLKRINPEQSVDFDTNPITLSYSGVSSRQSPFRTPPSLSHCPDKVHPINDIQCTGPSDQLYLRQHKKTLLELLDQVEDAIAVDDATVCNKGTDSLKCCDGIADELPVRANHADERTRSHRSKEDMVADSSYLVLQVSENSRSADSSAADARSPYKVLRLLNEQTGEERVVNLRDEWFFSVIAPGDTVNIIGQFDEGGSCDIGHENNFLIVHPDILLSGTRVAGSFGCLRRTVLDERLKCNEYSTAALTGTLLHQIFQAGLTEDNPSIDFLEGYTEVVLLRNIESLYACGVNESDVRKTLIDAVPRILSWILRFTNKEENEDPNVCFGFHNRPNKVAISEVIDIEEMAWAPKYGLKGMIDASVRVTVQSVKDELEEKIMPVEFKTGKSPAGQSSAEHNAQVILYTLLMSERYQNTIDSGLLYYLQSDQTQGIVAQRSDLVGLIMRRNELASDILKALTSQQLPAMLKSPGICKGCRHLNVCSIYHKLHGGSTKSSGLEDVFDSLTDHLTSSHSKFLCHWDRLIDLEAKETELLRKEMWRSHSLKAPNCGSLSSIVLDASYGIPHQKSVKDNRFVYRFVRQDNCPSEVSDGDHCSTYSTNLDLTLASGDYVVSFSKRLRIPGRCSTTHDLLQQVWRIDKDEFVTSFASMSLAQLFLQNVRSTHLRRMIVDLEAPRFDCESIVSQDPAISYVRSKKSLNDDQCKAILKILAAKDYALILGMPGTGKTSTLVHAVKALLERGSSILLTAYTNSAVDNLLMKLKAQDIDFVRIGRPEAVHEVVRGHCLSATSIQNVEDIKIRLGQVRVVAVTCLGISSPLLANMRFDVCIMDEAGQTTLPVSLGPLAFASVFVLVGDHYQLPPLVQSIEARENGMGISLFCRLSETHPEAIAELRSQYRMRQGIMDLSNALIYGDRLRCGSSEIANATLEFSNLNCGLTWLEDVLNPSRPVIFIDTDMLPALEVRDQKTVNNPVEAHIIAEVATELVRNGIVGEQIGVITPYNSQANLIRKAASETTMEIHTIDKYQGRDKDCILVSFVRSSENPTNLAASLLGDWHRINVALTRARKKLIMVGSRRTLSKVLLLKLLIKNVEEQCGIISVSKKDIVPKGQLRKCSQMG; encoded by the exons ATGCctccaaagaagaagaacaacacttcttcttcttcttcttctgcgtcCAAGAAGCATAACCCTCAACCTTCCAAGTTCGGCATCCAGCACTTCTTTGATCGCCACACACAGAACAACGCTCTCCTCGCCTCCCAAAAGCTCCAAACTAACAATGCTTCCGATTCCGCCGCTAAACCAGTTTCTGACCCTCTCCCTGCCCGAACCAGAGACCCGATTTGCAGCACCGTTGTGCAGGTGACTCCCCAACCATCGCCGCAAAAACCTAGCGACGACAAGGGTAATACAAATTATATTAGTAATAATGATAATAGAAGTAACAATGGACCGTCCCAGAATACTCCTACTGAGAAGTCGGTGGTGCCGGTTGATAATGTGATGGAAGATATTGTGTCTGAGCTGTCCCCAGATATTTCTAAAGCTATGCCGCTTAAGCGCTTCAAATTCTCACCTGGAATG TTTATAAAGCAGACTCAAGATTATGGGGTTGATGAGGTCACATGGAAGATATCTCCAGTGAACGAAAGACTCCAAGCTGTTTCTAAACATGTGCCAAATGTCATTAAAGCGTTGGCCGACTCTTCAAGACTCAACTTATTGCCATTTCGTAGCTGCTCAGAAGATAAG ACTTTTCGGGATAAAGATGACAAGGTTGACGAATTGCTTACTTCACCAACTCCCAAGGCTTCTGCAAAAGCTCTACCTTCAATGAGTAAATTAGGCTTGAAAAGGATAAATCCAGAACAAAGTGTGGATTTTgacaccaatccaattactctGAGCTACTCTGGAGTATCTAGCAGACAGAGTCCCTTCAGGACTCCACCCTCTTTGTCTCATTGTCCCGATAAG GTGCATCCTATTAATGACATTCAATGCACTGGACCATCTGATCAACTTTATCTCAGACAGCACAAAAAG ACTTTGCTTGAACTGTTAGATCAAGTTGAAGATGCCATTGCTGTTGATGACGCTACTGTTTGTAACAAGGGAACTGATTCTTTAAAATGTTGTGACGGCATTGCTGATGAGCTCCCTGTTAGAGCCAACCATGCTGATGAAAGAACAAGATCACATAGATCTAAAGAGGATATGGTTGCTGACTCTAGTTATCTGGTTTTGCAG GTGTCTGAAAATTCTAGGTCTGCTGATTCATCTGCTGCTGATGCTCGATCCCCATACAAG GTGCTTCGCTTACTAAATGAGCAAACTGGAGAGGAGCGGGTTGTAAACTTGAGGGATGAGTG GTTTTTCAGTGTAATTGCACCTGGAGATACTGTAAACATAATCGGTCAATTTGATGAAGGAGGAAGTTGTGATATAGGCCATGAAAATAATTTCTTGATTGTGCACCCAGACATTCTGCTGTCTGGAACAAGG GTTGCTGGCAGTTTTGGTTGCCTTAGGAGAACTGTCTTAGATGAGAGGCTAAAATGCAATGAGTACTCTACTGCAGCATTGACTGGAACCTTGCTTCACCAAATTTTTCAG GCTGGGCTCACAGAAGACAATCCATCTATTGACTTCTTGGAAGGTTACACAGAAGTGGTATTACTTAGGAACATTGAGAGTCTGTATGCTTGTGGAG TAAATGAAAGTGATGTTCGGAAAACCTTGATTGATGCTGTCCCGAGAATATTGAGTTGGATTTTACGGTTCACAAATAAGGAG GAAAATGAAGATCCTAATGTTTGTTTTGGATTTCACAATAGGCCTAACAAAGTTGCCATATCTGAG GTAATTGATATTGAAGAGATGGCATGGGCTCCTAAATATGGTTTGAAAGGGATGATTGATGCTTCAGTCAGAGTGACAGTACAATCAGTAAAAGATGAACTGGAGGAGAAGATTATGCCAGTAGAGTTCAAAACCGGGAAATCACCAGCTGGCCAG TCATCAGCAGAACACAATGCTCAAGTAATCTTATATACTCTTCTGATGTCTGAAAG GTATCAAAACACCATTGATTCTGGTCTTCTATATTATCTCCAATCAGATCAGACACAG GGTATTGTGGCTCAAAGATCTGACTTAGTTGGCCTAATAATGCGACGGAACGAGCTAGCAAGTGATATTCTTAAGGCATTAACCTCGCAACAACTTCCAGCAATGTTAAAG AGTCCTGGCATTTGCAAAGGTTGTCGCCATCTTAATGTTTGTAGCATTTATCACAAG TTACATGGTGGAAGCACAAAAAGCAGTGGATTGGAAGATGTATTTGATTCTCTTACTGACCACCTTACATCTTCCCATTCCAAGTTCCTCTGCCATTGGGATCGGCTGATTGACTTGGAAGCCAAGGAGACTGAG CTTTTAAGGAAAGAGATGTGGCGATCACATAGTTTAAAAGCTCCAAACTGTGGTAGCCTTTCTTCTATTGTTCTCGATGCTTCATATGGAATTCCTCATCAGAAATCTGTCAAAGATAATCGCTTTGTTTATCGTTTTGTAAGACAAGATAATTGTCCCTCTGAAGTTTCTGATGGTGATCATTGTAGTACCTATTCAACAAATTTAGATCTTACACTTGCAAGCGGAGACTATGTG GTTTCCTTTTCAAAACGCTTACGAATTCCTGGAAGATGTTCCACTACACATGATCTCCTTCAACAGGTTTGGAGAATCGACAAGGATGAATTTGTGACTTCATTTGCATCTATGAG TCTTGCACAACTTTTTCTACAAAATGTTCGGAGTACTCATCTGCGGAGGATGATTGTTGATCTTGAG GCTCCTAGGTTTGACTGTGAATCTATAGTCAGTCAGGATCCAGCAATATCATATGTTCGGTCGAAGAAATCTTTGAATGATGATCAATGTAAAGCAATTCTCAAG ATACTTGCAGCAAAAGATTATGCGCTTATATTAGGAATGCCTGGAACAGGAAAGACTTCTACGTTGGTTCATGCTGTGAAAGCCTTGCTGGAAAGGGGCTCTTCCATTTTGCTGACAGCCTATACAAACTCTGCAGTTGATAATTTACTCATGAAATTAAAAGCACAG GACATTGATTTTGTTCGGATTGGAAGACCAGAAGCAGTGCATGAGGTGGTCAGAGGACACTGCCTTTCAG CAACAAGTATACAAAATGTTGAAGATATCAAAATAAGGTTAGGTCAAGTCAGAGTTGTTGCAGTTACTTGTCTTGGCATTTCCAGTCCCTTGCTTGCCAACATGAGATTTGATGTATGCATTATGGATGAAGCTGGACAGACAACCTTACCT GTGTCCTTGGGCCCCCTAGCATTTGCTTCAGTGTTTGTACTTGTTGGGGATCATTATCAATTGCCTCCACTTGTCCAG AGCATAGAGGCCCGAGAGAATGGCATGGGGATAAGTTTGTTCTGTAGGCTCTCCGAAACACATCCAGAGGCAATTGCGGAATTACGGAGCCAG TACCGGATGCGTCAAGGCATTATGGACTTGTCAAATGCCTTGATATATGGTGACAGGTTGAGGTGTGGTTCATCTGAAATAGCTAATGCAACACTTGAGTTTTCTAATCTAAACTGTGGCTTGACTTGGCTAGAAGAT GTTTTAAATCCAAGCAGGCCAGTGATTTTTATTGATACTG ACATGTTACCCGCTTTGGAGGTAAGAGATCAGAAGACTGTCAATAATCCAGTTGAAGCTCACATAATTGCCGAG GTTGCAACGGAATTGGTTAGAAATGGAATTGTAGGAGAGCAGATTGGTGTTATTACCCCCTATAATTCACAGGCAAACCTCATCCGGAAAGCAGCTTCCGAGACTACCATGGAGATACATACCATTGACAAATATCAG GGTAGAGATAAGGATTGCATATTAGTCTCTTTCGTAAGATCTAGTGAAAACCCAACGAACCTTGCTGCTTCTCTTCTCGGAGACTGGCACAGGATAAATGTGGCACTCACTCGCGCTAGG AAAAAGTTGATCATGGTGGGGTCTCGTAGAACTCTTTCAAAGGTTCTGCTACTGAAACTTCTCATTAAGAACGTTGAGGAACAATGTGGAATTATAAGTGTTTCGAAGAAGGATATCGTTCCAAAAGGTCAGCTCCGAAAATGTTCTCAAATGGGTTGA